The genomic DNA AAATCAGGTCGGATTTACGGGGGCGTACCACTCATACAGGTTTACAGACGACATTGAGATTTTCGCAGTCGATGGGTCGATATGTTGAAAATTCCTTGATGAAACCTGCTGATATCGTGAATAAATACGGCAAAATGAGTAATTTTGTCGCTGATCTTCAAATACTATGAATAAATTTCAGATTGACGCTATTCGCAAAGTACCGATGTACCGGTATTTATTGCTACTCTCGATTGCCTCGGCCATTGCCTTTCAGGGATGGAGAACGCTTTTTAATAATTTTGCTGTAGATGAAATAGGGCTGAACGGTTTTAATGTTGGCTTTATTCAGTCTGTTCGCGAAATTCCAGGCTTTCTGAGCCTTTTGGTGGTGTACCTGCTGTTGATTTTTAAGGAACACCGCCTTTCTGCTTACTCGATTCTTACCCTTGGACTTGGCGTGTTGCTGACGGGTTTTTTCCCTTCCTATTTTGGGCTGGCGGCAACCACACTGATCATGTCAGTAGGCTTTCATTATTTTGAAACCACCAACCAGTCCCTGACCTTGCAGTATTTCGACCGCCTTCAGGCGCCTGTGGTATTTGCGCGTATTCGGTCAATTTCTGCCATTTCCAATATTGCTGTCGGGCTGGGGATTTTTATTACCGCCAGCTTTCTGACCTTCAAGAATCAGTATTTAATTATTGGTTTGGCCGCAGTGGGCATTGCCATTTGGGCGCTGTTGAAAAATCCCGTTGACAACTCCCTTCCTGCGCAGCATAAAAAAATGATTCTTAGGAAAAAGTACTGGCTTTTTTATGTGTTGAATTTACTCAGTGGTGCCCGCCGACAAATTTTTGTGGTTTTTGCGGTTTTTCTGCTGGTAAAAAAGTACGATTTCAGTATTCAGGAAATCACTGTGCTGTTTGTGCTCAATAACATTATCGCCTATTTCTTCAATCCTTTAATTGCCAAAGGAATCAACAAGTTTGGGGAGCGAAAAATCCTTTCAATGGAATACGCTTCGCTGTTCATCATCTTTCTGGCTTATGCTTTTCTGGAAAACAGATGGATTGTGGCTGGGCTTTATATTTTTGATCATATCTTCTTTAATTTTTCCATTGCCATTAAAACGTTCTTTCAAAAGACGGCCGACCCGCAGGACATTGCCCCATCAATGGGTATGGCCTTTACGATTAACCACCTGACGGCAGTGGTGATTCCCGTGGTGGGTGGCGCGCTATGGTTGATTGACTGGCAAATTCCATTCATCGCCGCGGCGGTATTAAGCTTGGTCTCGCTTTATTTTGCACAGAAAATCCGCATTCCCGAGCAAGAAGCCGAGGTCATTCCCAAAGCACCCGTCGGGCAGCAATAGTTCAGGGCTTTGGTCTTTATCATGACATTTTTCTTCTCTGATATTCTTTAGGTTTGGTCATTATAAAAATCCAAACAGACAGAACTACCATGAAAAATTTCATTTTATTATTACTGATCACCCTATTTTCTTCGACTGTATATGCCCAGTCAAAGCAGGATTTTACCAAATACGGTGTGAAATCAGGAACCTTGGGTGAGGGCTTACAGGTTGGCGATGCCGCACCAGACATTTCGGGGGTGGATCAGCATGGCAAGCAGGTTTCTTTGAATTCAATGCTGAAACAAGGCCCTGTAGCGGTGGTTTTCTATCGTGGTTACTGGTGTCCGGTTTGTAATCGGGAACTGAAGTCGTTGCAGAATAATATCGCCATGATCACCGAAGCAGGTGGTCAGGTATTGGTCGTTTCGCCAGAGAAGCGTTCTGAAGTGCAGAAAATCGCAAACAAAGTAGAGGCTTCTTTTCCGATTGTTGGAGAGGCGCAACAGGTTGTGAACGATTATAAGGTCGGTTTTGAAGTCACCGACGGCTATCAGGAGAAAGTAGATAAGATGTTAAGTATTGACATTGCAGAAAAGAATGCGGCCGATAAAGCCCTGCTGCCAGTGCCAGCAACCTTCGTTGTTGGGCAGGACGGTAAAGTGGTTTATCGCCAGTTCGATCCAAATTACAGAAATCGCGCTTCTGCCGAGGACATCACCAAAGCGATCAAAAGCATTTAAGCGATTGAGTCACCAATATTACTGCCCCAGACCTCTTGGTTTGGGGCTTTTTTATATCCCAAAACGATTACTGAATGCTCCATAACAGTCTATATTTTAGTTTTTTATCATTAATTTTCGCCCGTTCTTTTGTTAATAATCAGCCTTGCAAGCTGCTCAAGGCAGTTTTTGGCCTTCATGTTATTTTCTCCCTCACCACTGCGGATGTGGATTGCGAAAAATATCAGATGTGGTTTAGTTAGAGCTTCAACACTACTATCATTGAAAACAATGTGGTAACAAAAATTAATAACAACATGAACAAGTTTTTCGCAATTTTAATGGTTTTAGTAGCAGGTTTAATGTCGTGTAGCGATAATGACGAGGTAACTCCTTGGGACCGTGATGCTACACAACGTGCATTTGAATCAGCATTTGTAAGTCAGTCATCATCAGTATTTGAAGTTACTGAATCAGGTGAACTTGGCGAGCTGTTAGGGGAAGTGATTCCTTCTTCTATAAATATTGAGAGCCAGATTGAAGAAGGACAATACGCTGGTATACTTGTGATTGGAGGGAAAACCCCTAAAGACGACGAAGTTGAAATGCCGATCACTTTGGGTGGAGAGTTTCTTGACCTTGGCGACATGAAAGCATTCCAAATTGAAGGTGAACTGGAAGTTTCCCCTGCTGGTGGAGATGAGGACGATGAGCCTGTAAACCTTCCTGCTGACGGAAAGTATTATATCGTTCCAACAGTGTCTCCTTATTAATTAGACAATTAGTAATTGTATTGATAGATGTTTAGAGCCACCTCAGGGTGGCTTTTTTTCATTTGACATTTATAATTATTTATACCAAATTTGTAGTCCATGCTATCATACCTAAGACATATCGCACAACAGGGCCTCACCATCGTTATGGTGATGGTTTTGCTGAACAACAGTGTGAATGTTGATGATACTTTGCTCGGGCGTGGAAGTGCCAGTATGGACAATGAGATTGAGTCCTTTTTGGAATTGCTTCTCACCTCCATTAATGCAGACTGGACGTTCGATGATGCCCCAGAAGGGCAGGATGAAAAGCAGCACGTTAGTGTGGTAAAGGCCCTGTACATGCAAAAGGTCGCCGTGCCTGATTTTAATGGACGCATGCTCTCTACCGAGGACATTATCTTTTATTTGTCCATTTATCAGGGATTATCCACCTCTCCGCTGACCCCGCCACCGCTCGCTTGATATAACCATCGGTTTTTTTGTGCACAAGCACACCTTTAGTTTATATCAAGTAGCAGTAAAATATGAAAAATTTTATCTTAGGAGCATTGATGCTTCTTTGTGCGCCTGTTTTTGCGCAATCCGTTTCGGACACCCTTGCCGTTGAAGGGAATAACAGTGTGATTTCTGAGCTGAAATACATCAAGCAGTCGGGCTTTGCCAATGCTTCCTCTAAAATTTTTACCGCCGATCGCCGCTTTACCATCAGTGGTTTTGGGGAGATGAACGCGGTGGGGTATCAGTTTGATATTCCCAACAAAGGAGATAAAGAGATTGAGCAGTATTATACAAATCTATATCGTTTGGGGACATACTTTGGGTATCGTTTTTCCGATAAAATCATCTTTATGAGTGAGTTGCAGATAGAATATTTGCAGGATGGTTTTTTTCAGGGAAAAGACCACTTCGAGTATAATCTGGAGGCTTCCCTGGATTTCCTTTTTCACCATAGTTTTAATTTAAGGGTAGGTAATTACCCGCTGAGTCTGGGTTGGGTAAATGTGAATGAAGAGCCTATCGGTTTCTATTCTGTGAATCGACCTGAAGTGGAGCGTACCATTATCCCTTCGCAGTGGCTCGAGCAGGGATTCCTGATTTACGGTAGCCCAATCGCCGATTCTGAATACCAGTTTGGGGTTACCAAAGGGATGGACGGCAGTCAGTTTACCTCTGGAACATGGATTCGTGATGGCCGCTATACTTCCTGGACAGAGTGGCCCGAAGGGATGGCTTTTAATGGGAAGCTGTCTTATGGGCATGAGGACCGCAGTTTAATTTCCCTGGCGGGTTATTATGGCGATGTGTCTCGTGGCTATACCTTTGAAAATGGGGATAAACTCGATGCGCAACTCGGTTTGGTTACCTTGGTAGGGGCACATAACATTGGGAATTTCACCCTTTTTGGTTTGTATACTCACGGCTGGCTGACGGGTACCGATCAGATTTTTGATATCGGTAATGAGCTGTTGGGAAGCCGTACTGAAGGCTATTATATTGAGGGGCGTTACAATATTATGCCGCATATTTTGCCAAACAGCGACTGGAAATTGCCATTATTTGTGCGTTATGAGCGAATGAACACCCATAAATCTATTGATGGTCAACTGATCGACAAACTTGAAGCGATGGAGGATTTATCTTCCGTGCGTGGGGATTTAAAAGACCTGGAGATTGTTACGGTAGGTTTGAATTTCAGACCTAAAAGAAACTGGACCTTCAAAATGAATTATCAGTTCAGAACCAACAAATACGAAAATACAGAAGCCGAACCAAACCAGCTGGAGTTTGGCGTAGGATTTATCTTCTAAAAAGTACAGGAAGCCCCACATAAGCACGGTAATGGTAGTGTTTTATCGTGCATGGGCTTCCTTTTTTTATGCTCAGAATGTTGCTACTGCCGCACAGGCTGATCAATACCTTGGGTCCGCCTTTTGCGGTAGCTTCACCATCTTTTCCACCTCCACGGTTGGGAATCCAAACTCAACCACGACTTTTCCCTTGATCAAATAACAACCCCGCCCCTGAAAAGGACTATGCTGAAGACTTGGGGGAAAGTGGCAACTATCAAAAAAATACCCCCAGGCATCAATAAAAGAGCCAAAATTCATGATCTCTCCCTTTACCGTGCGCACAGGTTTTCGCGTGATGTAATAGCCAAGCATCCTGACCGTCTGCCCCTGATATTTAACCAGGTCAATAGCAGGGAAGTCTCCGCGAAAGGAAGTGCGCAAAATATCAAAAGGGCTTGAGAGGGGGAAGCCCAGCAGATCAAGCTGTTCAAAAAAGCCCTCATTGCCTTCCTGCTCAAGTGTGGGCAACTCATATTTTTGCTCTTGTGCCATTTCCGAGGCAAACAAAAGTCCTGTTGCCACTTTGGGTTTGTTGGGGCGCAGACAAAGCCCTTTTTTCCACTGTAATTGCTGAGGGCTGTGGCCCGTAAAGCGAAAGGCGTCAATCCTGATGAGCAACTCCAGTTGTTCACGGCCAATGGCAACTCGGCTGGTAAAATCCGCGAGGCTCCTGAAAGGCCCTTTTTGCTCCCGCTCCGTTATTATTTCCTGAATGAGTTTTTGATTGATGCTCTTGATATGCACAAAGCCGATGTAAATATCCTTTTGCCGAATACTGGTCAGCCATGAACTCCGATTAATACAGGGCGCGTGAATATTCGCCCCTGCAAGTCGGGCTTCGTGCAGGTAAAGTTCCGCAAAATAAAATCCTCCAAAATTATTGATCACCGCCACCATAAACTCCAGCGGATAGTAAGTTTTCAGAAAAAGGCTTTGGTAACTTTCTACTGCAAAACTCGCCGAATGCGCTTTGCAGAAAGAGTAGCCCGAAAAGCTTTCCATCTGTCGCCAGACTTCTTCAGAAAGCGCCCGAGCATGCCCTCGTGCCTGGCAATTGGCAAAAAACTGATCTTGAAGTTCCTGAAAGGCCGTTTTGCTTCTTGTCTTTCCGCTCATTGCACGACGTAAAATATCGGCTTCATCAAGGGAAATCCCCGCAAAATGATGGGCAATCTTGATCACATCTTCCTGATAGACCATCACGCCATAGGTTTCTCCAAGGTGCTCCTCAAACACAGGGTGTAAATATTGCACTTTCTCAGGATGGTGTGCCCGTTCAATATAGGTTTTCATCATGCCACTTTTTGCAACCCCTGGCCGAATGATTGACGAGGCAGCAACAAGCGACACATAATTATCGCAAGATAATTTTTGCAGCAATTGGCGCATCGCAGGCGATTCAATATAAAAGCAACCAATCGTTTTGCCAATTTTCAGGTTATGCTTAATCCGTTCATCCTTTTTAAAGGATTGAATGTCATGAACATCAATACTCACCCCCAGATTTTCCTGCACCAGCTTTACACATTCTTTGATATGCCCAAGCCCCCTTTGGCTGAGGACATCAAACTTATAATATCCGATATCTTCCGCCACATGCATGTCGAAATGAACAATAGGAAAACCCTTTGGCATCTGGAGCAATGGCGTACAGCAAGTAATGGGTGCTTCTGAAATCAGTACCCCACCAGCATGTATGGAAAGGTGGTTGGGGATTCCCTGAAGCCGGTGGGCATACCGGTAAATTTTCCGAGCCATTTCATGATGCTTTTTAGGCTTGTTGGGTTCATCAATCATACAGTCGATATCCCCTTTTGGCAGGCCAAAAACCTTTCCTAATTCCCTGATTAGCGATTTTGCCTTAAAAGTATTGTAGCAGGCCATCAGTGCGACATGGTCTTTGCCGTACCTTTTAAAAAGATAGTCAAGTATCTGATCCCTTTCGTCCCAGCTGAAATCAATATCAAAATCTGGCGGTGAACTCCGATAGGGGTTAATAAACCGTTCGAAATATAAATTCAGTTCCACAGGATCAACATCGGTAATTTTCAGGCAGTAAGCAACGATCGAGTTTGCCCCCGATCCTCGCCCTACATGATAAAAACCACAATTCCCTGCATAGCGAAGCATGTCCCAGGTAATAAGGAAATAAGCGCCCATTTTCAGCTGTTCGATTACCCGCAGTTCTTTCTCTACACGGGCACGGGCATAGCGGTC from Persicobacter psychrovividus includes the following:
- a CDS encoding MFS transporter; the encoded protein is MNKFQIDAIRKVPMYRYLLLLSIASAIAFQGWRTLFNNFAVDEIGLNGFNVGFIQSVREIPGFLSLLVVYLLLIFKEHRLSAYSILTLGLGVLLTGFFPSYFGLAATTLIMSVGFHYFETTNQSLTLQYFDRLQAPVVFARIRSISAISNIAVGLGIFITASFLTFKNQYLIIGLAAVGIAIWALLKNPVDNSLPAQHKKMILRKKYWLFYVLNLLSGARRQIFVVFAVFLLVKKYDFSIQEITVLFVLNNIIAYFFNPLIAKGINKFGERKILSMEYASLFIIFLAYAFLENRWIVAGLYIFDHIFFNFSIAIKTFFQKTADPQDIAPSMGMAFTINHLTAVVIPVVGGALWLIDWQIPFIAAAVLSLVSLYFAQKIRIPEQEAEVIPKAPVGQQ
- a CDS encoding peroxiredoxin-like family protein: MKNFILLLLITLFSSTVYAQSKQDFTKYGVKSGTLGEGLQVGDAAPDISGVDQHGKQVSLNSMLKQGPVAVVFYRGYWCPVCNRELKSLQNNIAMITEAGGQVLVVSPEKRSEVQKIANKVEASFPIVGEAQQVVNDYKVGFEVTDGYQEKVDKMLSIDIAEKNAADKALLPVPATFVVGQDGKVVYRQFDPNYRNRASAEDITKAIKSI
- a CDS encoding DNA polymerase III subunit alpha, with amino-acid sequence MLFHCHTFFSFRYGLLSPEMLVQELKAKGYTSFVLTDINNTSAVFEVYREALKQGLKMNVGIEFRRNGQWQYTAVAKSATGFRIINEHLTAHQHCNSFPPLFHEEVLVIFPMNNLPERALTANEFISFPPEQVHRWPSLKHLHPYREHLLMGLPITFSAPKDRQLHRLLCAIDQNVLLSKLDKSRIATTSAFPIPKKDYIEYYASMPDVVQQSQELLSMCTLHFDLEKPRNKRFYTCSDKDDMALLRKLTYDGFAYRYSKNDRYARARVEKELRVIEQLKMGAYFLITWDMLRYAGNCGFYHVGRGSGANSIVAYCLKITDVDPVELNLYFERFINPYRSSPPDFDIDFSWDERDQILDYLFKRYGKDHVALMACYNTFKAKSLIRELGKVFGLPKGDIDCMIDEPNKPKKHHEMARKIYRYAHRLQGIPNHLSIHAGGVLISEAPITCCTPLLQMPKGFPIVHFDMHVAEDIGYYKFDVLSQRGLGHIKECVKLVQENLGVSIDVHDIQSFKKDERIKHNLKIGKTIGCFYIESPAMRQLLQKLSCDNYVSLVAASSIIRPGVAKSGMMKTYIERAHHPEKVQYLHPVFEEHLGETYGVMVYQEDVIKIAHHFAGISLDEADILRRAMSGKTRSKTAFQELQDQFFANCQARGHARALSEEVWRQMESFSGYSFCKAHSASFAVESYQSLFLKTYYPLEFMVAVINNFGGFYFAELYLHEARLAGANIHAPCINRSSWLTSIRQKDIYIGFVHIKSINQKLIQEIITEREQKGPFRSLADFTSRVAIGREQLELLIRIDAFRFTGHSPQQLQWKKGLCLRPNKPKVATGLLFASEMAQEQKYELPTLEQEGNEGFFEQLDLLGFPLSSPFDILRTSFRGDFPAIDLVKYQGQTVRMLGYYITRKPVRTVKGEIMNFGSFIDAWGYFFDSCHFPPSLQHSPFQGRGCYLIKGKVVVEFGFPTVEVEKMVKLPQKADPRY